In Euwallacea similis isolate ESF13 chromosome 19, ESF131.1, whole genome shotgun sequence, the genomic stretch ACGTTTTTACACATTATTCAAGCGATCATTTTCCTACCTAATAATGAAAATCCTCTCTACCTACTCCATATTTTCGACAATCGAAAGATCGTGTAAGGGAAGATAAAATTTATACGTAAATCTTCGCCTTAGATCACCCTCGGTTTGATTCCAGTACGTGACAATCTTAAGAATTATTGAGAAGCAATAAAATCCCCCTTGCAATCCAACAGCAGCAGCAACTTTGTTGATCATGTGCGGACGCCCctaaaattgacaattaatCTTTGGATTTCGGGGATGGATTGACAAATAAGAAATTCCAGATCCCCCCTCAAAAGGGCTCTCCTTTTATCCACGTCCTTGGTAAAAGGAGTTATGCAAAAAATGGACGATTAATGGGTTTTAAGCGGTTGCCTCAACGTCATTCAACCCTGATTCAATCAAGCCATTTTATGGAAACTTTAATGAACCAGTCTTCAAACTCGAATGAACATGGAAATAGAATTAACAGCAAAGGAGATAGATCGATATACTATTTTCAGCTGAAATGGATCATCTCGATGAGggtttcattcattttttgctCAATAATTTCCAAAGTGATAATATTTGTCTTAAGGAATCAAAGAAGACACTAAAAAAAACCTTCTTAGGCTCTACAGTCGCGTTTAATTTTCCGGAAAATAGTCGACTTGATCGTGTCCCGAAAGGGCcgtttaaaatatctaattcaGATTTGTTCCCCCTTTACAAGCCAGTGCTCTCCTCAGATAACCGTTCTTCTGATAAAGCTGCCTCAACAACTGGCTGTGCAATATTGATTAGAGTCTTAAATTAAAACCTGGAACGCCTCGAAAAAGAAGCTGAAATGACCGTATAAACAAGTAGGTGCAATATTTCTGTAGGGCTAATGCGGCACACCGCTCACGTAGGGCTCTAAATCGCAATCGACCAGATTTATTAAAGTATGCTCCTCGTGCAGGGGTGTCGAACAGATCTAAATAAATCGATCAGCTGTTCGCTCAATCCAGATATTCTTTCCAGGACAATAATCCTCGGAATAGTGCTCTTCGTGGTCAAGTACGACAAGAGCGTTCAATGCGTCCTGTTGCTATGGGGCCTCATCGTCGGGTACCTAGCGATCCTGCTCCTGTCCATGGTTCTAGAACTAGCTGTCTGCGTGGTGGCCTTAAGAGGAAGCATCCTGGATACAGGCCCCAGGAGCTCCATGCAGTATATTTTGTATATAAGACTGTGTAAGTATCTTATGTTGACCATGAAAAGTAGCTGAGCTGAGTTTTTTTAGCTGTGATGATCATCGAAGCGGGCTGGCTAACCGCTGGAATCGTATGGCTAAGCAACTACTACTTAGACTGTTCAATAGAAAACGCCAAAGAGACTGTTTTAGGTGAGTCAATCTGTATGCCAAATTCGAGGCTGTTTCCACATACATTTCTTGGGAATATAATGAAGGCCGTGGGTAAGCGAATGCTCGTGTTTGCCATTTCCTTGGAAAATGGAAAAGAGAAAATGACCAATAACGATTCCGAAACTGTCCCACCAGGATTATCTATTTGAGCTttttaagtataatattttaagaatgtTTATTCTTCGGGTATAGGGTAAACAGAGACTATAACGGCGACGAGGCTGTCTAGAGCGCGGGCAGAAGTGACAGAGTTCACTAAAATCCATGATAgagaacttaattttttaacccgaattattgttattttattgctaCGCTTTACTCCGGATATCTTTagctgaaagaaaaaaattgagggaaGATTAAAAAGCCCTTGGGCAAAGAGTTAGTTTACGAAAGCAAAAGATGAAACCTTTGGGAAACCCAACTGAAACCAATCAAAGTAAGcttataaacattaaataaacgAGTATCAAGTAAACAAGTAGGGAGAAAGCGCATCAAAGCAATGAAATGGAGTAAAAGTTAGCATAACTTAAAATTAGGTGGAGTGTTAATATTCAACTAAAAACACTTAGAGGCGAAGCTAAAGTAATTTACCTAAAAACTCTCATACTCTCAATTACATGTCCGAGGTAAAAAGCCGTGTGAGAATCTGGAAAACGGCGTTAGCACTCAGGAAGTTCTTGAGGTACCTTCTTGGTATTGCATAGAGTACTTATCCAGTGACGCGCTAGAGAGGTACTCTAGACACCTTCGTAATTACTGATTTGGCCCTCTATCGGAAATTGGCGTTAGCACACAGAAAATTCTTGAGGTACCTTTTTGGTACTACATGGAATACTCATCCAGTGGCGCGCTTGTTAGGTGCTCTAGACACCTTCGCAATTACCGGTTTGGTTCCTCAAATTATACATTAATCTGTGAATTATCCCGCTAATTGACTGAACACATTTTCAGCTATGGTAGTTTTTAACTGGTGCATCCTTCTGTCCGTACTCATCACCGTGTGGTGCTGCTACGACACCGCAGGCAGGTCCTGGGTGAAGATGAAGCAGTACCAGCGCTCCATGAGGGAATCCGAGTCAAAGTTCCAATACAAACGCTCAGGGAGTACCAGAAACTGGCGACAAAGGtataaagatatttaaatctCAAGTGTCTCATACCATTGTTAAGAGTACTTAGTTCTTACTCATTCTTCCTATTCTTCTGTTTGTAGTTTAGTTGAAACCAGATGTGGGGTATGCGTACATTGTGAAAATCATTCCTTATCTACCCTAGTACTGCAACGTTGCGATGTACCATTTTTTGTCATATCGCGAATGTGAGTTACTTTGAGTTGTAGCTGAGCTTGAAGCTTCACTATTGTTATAATAAAACACTCCTTAACTCGCTTCTATTAGAGTGGTACCAAGAATCTCTTTGTACTAATACTGTTCTAACTTAGACGGCTGTAGAACTCACTCACTTACTCacactttaattttcatagtAGCAAAGTGGCCTGTGGTACCCCTCGGATGTAGGATAGTGGTCCGAGTATCTTATACCTGACAATGCCGAGGGCTGCGGAGATATTGTATAAAAGGACTAGAAAGAGCGATTTTGCAATGGAACCTCAGTAGGTGCCTTTCCCCTAAATCGTCCCTGGAGATTTACTTCCTAGGTGATTTTAACAGTGTTTTCCGATAATCTAGGTTGGCATTAAGGATTCTATCTCATTTCATCCAAGGGCCACCCGCCATAGCTCACCACGTGGAAGGCCAACCCTGGATTTTTGCATGTATTCGTTCACTGACCAATTTCGTTGGCTCGCATGGTTccctaaatattaaatttaaatcttacTAACAGTTTAATGTCTTATTGCGTTATTTCCGCAAAACCTGAGTTAATTGGATTGGAAATAAGCCAGGATTAATCTTGAGATTGAGGTCAAACCCATGAAGGGTTTGAAATaaactaactgaaaataaaaccaataacaattttctctcaaaatcattttgtaGTAAATTTAACTAAGAATTTCCTCAAAAGACCGTTATGAGTTAAACATGAACCGAGATTGTCGcatttaatttcaacttttaaagaaaattttcctattGTGGAGCTGCTCATTAATGCCAAGGATATTCCCATTGTTGCGTGTTTCCACTGACTTTTCTGGCTGGATTCAAGCAACATTAAATCCCTCTTTAAGGCAACAAATTTGCTTGGAACCTGCTGATTGCTCAGTCGTGATAATTGCCATGTTATCGGAAAAATATCAGCTTAAGACCGAAATTTAATACGTGACATATTGAGGTCGTACTGTAATGATGTCGGCTGCGAGGATCGCAGCCACAGCCCTTAATTCCTTAGCTTGTCCCTTCAAGAAATATACACTTCCGTTTCAAACAATATCGCTGAAAATTGAATATCGTGGGGTCGAAACCTTTCAAAGGAAGCAGAAAGGTATTAACCTACTTAGATCCTGATAGACGTTTAAACCAAAAGGGGAGCGTCTTATCTCTGTTACCCGACACGGGTCATCCTTCTTTTACTGGAAAATGATACTTTTTCGGCTTATTCCTATTAGTTTCCATCGATTTTCCCTACTGTAGTTTCATATTATAAGGTTTCCCCTTATCGGAAATTTACCGGGAAGTAGGTTAATGTTTGGCTCGgtttattacttattttccAGGGAATGTTCAGGAATACTGAATCGGTTTTTGACAAGATCCGTTTCATTGAGTTTGTTTACCAAATAATCACCACGCACTTAGAGTCTTAACGTCTCAAAACAGACAATTCTCCTTTTGAAGTTATGCCGCTCATCTCTTGCAGGAAGGTCTTAAGGGCGTATCAAGACAGCTGGCACAATCGGTGTCGATTCCTTTTCTGCTGTTCCTCTCCCTCGGACAGGAACAGAAATTCATTTGCTGATATTGCCAGATTGCTCTCCGACTTTTTCCGAGATTTGGACGTAGTGCCTTCGGACGTCGTTGTCGGCTTGGTGCTTTTGAGGAAGTTTCAGAAGATCGAAAGAAAGGCCATTGTGGAGCAGGTAGGTGGACATTCGTCCAAAAGAAAACCTGAGACTATAGTAAGGATTCAGGCCTGGACTCCACTACGACAGCTTTTATTCTCCATCTACTAACCGCTGTGGCCTTTTCAGCGAAAAAACGCCACATACGAATTCCTGTCTGGAGTGGCCATTACCCCGAGGACCCAGTTTTTGTCGTTGCATGAAGACGGGGCAGACTTGGAACTATTCCAGACTGTCATCCACTACGCCCATTTTGCCGTGAGAGCTTACGGATGGCCCATTTATATTATGATGAACAAGACTGGGGCTTGCCATCTTTGCACTGGTTAGTTAGGCAAATTATGATACACTGCTCGTTATCTGAAATGGGGATTTCAGGGCTCCATTGCTGCTGTTTCCCATGTCGAAAACGCGGTGAGGATGGGCCAGAGGTGGTGGATGATAACTGCTGTCGGTGCAACTATGCGGCGCTCCAGAAACTCACCGATTTAGGGGACATTGAGATTGTTTATGCCACGTACCATGTGGATGTCGGGGAAACCCCATTCTTTGTTGCCTTAGATTATGACAGAAAAAAGATTGTTATTAGTATTAGGGGCACCTTGTCCATGAAGGTGAGGCGTCATGTATTTTCATATACACACGAATATTTTTGAATCCCTTCAGGATATCTTGACTGATTTGAATGCGGAGAGTGAGACGATTCCGCTGAACCCTCCCAGGGAAGACTGGACAGGCCATAAAGGAATGGTACATGCTGCTACTTACATTTATGATAAAATCGAGCAGGAACAGCTAGTAGAGAAAGCCAAGGCCAGGAAGCTTGAGCGAGGTACCAGAGACTTCGAGATTGTAATCGTCGGGCATTCTTTGGGCGCTggtaagtttttataaatgttcAATACACATAATGTGAGTGGATCAAATCTGTTACGTAACCTCCTCCACACAGGTATAGCTAGCATATTAGGTATCCTCATGAGGCAGACACATCCTTCTCTTCAATGCTTCTGCTACTCGCCCCCGGGAGGATTACTCTCGGCCCCAGCAGTGGAGTACACCAAAGAATTCACCCTTTCCGTAGTAATAGGCAAAGACGTAGTTCCTAGAATTGGTCTCCATCAAATGGAGACGCTCAGAACTGACTTGATTAATGCTATTAAGAGAAGTGTAGATCCAAAAGTAAGTCATGCGTTCAATAAACTATTCCAAAGTTTCTCCATTCGTCCATAGGCACAGAATACCTCACAACTAACCTTCCCAAAACAATCATAGAACTTGTTGCCTCCTCTCATATTTATCTGAAATGGTTGCCAAAATTGTATTTGAAGTCATCTCAGCTGAGCAGTGGTGGATCCAGGAAAGGCATGGGACCGGAAAGGTCATAATATTAAAGTAACTATTGACTTCTTTAAGTGGTTGAATATAAGGGAGTCCGGACAGTTCCAGTCTCCCCTCTGAATGCACCACTGACGAGAAGATGACTAAGAGAAAAATGAAGGTTTTAAGGCCGGCAAGGTCCAATTGACTTGTGGACGGTGAAGAGTTTCTTTAGGAGGTttcaaatgtttaaataatttaaaatttacttttttatagtGGAAAACTATAACCTGCAGTATCATATGCTGCGGTTGTTCTCAGCCAACTTCAGCGGTGGAAATGTCCACTGGTGAGACTGAAGTGTGTGAGTACATGCGCAGCAAAGAGAATGCAAGATGTATGGGGATTCATCCTTCAGACAGTTCCATAGCCCTCACCAGTCACCAACCCCTCTATCCTCCCGGGAGGATCGTGCACGTGGTGCGCCATCATCCAACCAGTGGACAGTAAGTTCTATGCTTATAAAAAGCAGTTTTTTAGTAACCAGAATAATTGGATAAACCAGTTTTTGGTCAAAATATggtgattttaattaaattgtgacCAAAATCAAACCCAATTTCTCAATATCCATATTTCTCCTATGTTCGcttgctctatccaacgaaGTCAATGGTAACATTCAGCAGAAATAACACTTGTACAAGAATTTTACAACTGTTCGACATTCAGAGCAAAAATGACATGAGAATTGTAATGGTTCTTTTTGAAAGGTAGCGTTTCTTTAACTCGAAAAATTGCGCAATTGTTGATTCTGTTGAAGTCGGCCAATATGAGCATATAATTTCCCGGCTTATTCCTTGAAATTTCGATTGCAATTGATTGCAAATATCACTTTAAAGAAATGTGTGATAATGCACTAGCTAAGGCCTTTATTTATTAGTCTACTCCAATTTGACCTCATTGAGGATAAGGGCGATTTGCGcagattttttattgtgaTCTAAAaataggaacatttttactttGGGCACATAAATGCATTCCGAAAggatatttttctcatttgcTCTCTGAATTATCAGCTtctaatgttattttttgaatttacagACAAAAGTATGAAAAAAGATGGAGGTAAAGAAAGTTTTATGGTTTTCAGTGACCCCCGTACAAATGCATGTTAATGAAGTACAACATTAGTTGTGGTTAATGTTGATAAATTTCAAGGCCTCATAGGAAGTTGATTTTTAATGTgcagaaaatgtatttagGACTTTTTCGTTTcgtatttaattataattcgtTAAGTAGTGAATTAGCCGCCAAAAGATCCTGCATGTCCGATGTTGTGACGTGAGTAAAATATCTTTAGATATACtgaaataatgcaaattatAGCTCCATAGCCGGTATTGAGATTTAGATCGAGCAAAAATTGTGTTGGTACTTTTTGTGTCTCCTACATAAAGATTCTTTAGccatttccatttgaaaaattccagatatgcTCGAAAGTAGACCAGCATGAGCTTTAAAAATGGtcattagtttattttaaacaagCATCATTTAGGTACCCGGAACCACAGAGTGACTACCAATATTGGACTATAGCAGCACATATCTCCATGAGTACAGCTAGGTATCTCAGGAAAGAGGTGCCGTAATATAGCGTCCGCTATAACACGTTGCTCATGCATTTCTAGTTCAGGTTATTAACGCCAAATTACACCCGCTCTATTACGGTCCTGCATTCCCAGAAAACCATAGCTACGGACCAAGTTATTAAAGCTCTGGTAAATTTATCGAAGGGATAATTCCCATGGAAATGGGGCAACGAACTCCCAATAAACCTCTATTTATTTCCAACTTAAGAGGAACTTTATGCTCTCGTTAAACTTTGGTCagcatttcaataatttcccAAATTCTTAACCGTTTCCCGTACCCCGTTACGAGAATTATCTTTGTCTAAAAGTAATTTGGATACATAAGTAgcttttatgtaaaaaatagtCCGCGTTTTATTAGATAAGTTCGTTTCATTACATAAGAAATATATTATGTAACTGTTAAGACCTGATTCAAGAATGTTAAGACCCGCGTCTTATGACAAAAAAGTCAACGTGGCAACCGCGCCATCTGATGACCTGATAACAGTTCTTTGCTATGTTTATTGTTAAGGGAAGAGTCAGTAGCTCCTCGTTTCTGGTGCAGTTAGGTAGTATGACTGCTCTTGTAAAATAGCAAATCGATTGTTCTCTCTCGTTTTTATCGATATTAACACGTAAATTATTAGTCTTTACCAATAAATCTTAGATGTAGTTAGAAAGGTCGTTGATTATTTTTGCAGGAAGCAGTGTGCAAATTCAGAGTGGTGCAAATATGATTATTTAGtccataactttttttggcGGGAATTTTGTGGAACCTCCACACTGGCCCTAAACTTTTGGTTTCTTGCACCTGACCAATCATCAACAGTAATTATGTACCATTAATTAAGGGTCAAGCTATATAAACCCAGCTCTTTTTTAAAAGACTGTAATGTGCCCCTATATTACGCCTATGTACATTACCATATTTTAGTAATATTACCGGCCGGATTTTGTTACCAATTATTCTGCTGAGTTGCTCCgcataataaaactttcattagaaaattagagTTCTAGTACATCCCAGTTTGGTTAAATCGGTACACTTGTAACAcctgaataaaaaatcaatctaTTCATCTAAGTTGTGGTGCACTAAGGATATCGATAATAAATTAGCTGACGACTGTCCCTTAGCCGATAATTGCTCCTTAGTGCATAATCGCTCCTTAGTCGATAATCGCCCCTTAATCGATAATTGCCCCTTAGCACATAATTGCTCCTTAGTCAATAATTCCCCTTTAGCTAATGATTTCCACTTAGCCGATAAACGCCCCTTAGCTGATAGTTGCTCCTTAGCCGGTAATTGCCCCTTAGCCGATAATCGCCCCTTACCCGATAATCGTCCCTTAGCCGATAATCGCCCCTTACC encodes the following:
- the inaE gene encoding diacylglycerol lipase-alpha isoform X5 gives rise to the protein MPGLIVFRRRWSVGSDDLVVPGAFLFTTHLIWTIILGIVLFVVKYDKSVQCVLLLWGLIVGYLAILLLSMVLELAVCVVALRGSILDTGPRSSMQYILYIRLSVMIIEAGWLTAGIVWLSNYYLDCSIENAKETVLAMVVFNWCILLSVLITVWCCYDTAGRSWVKMKQYQRSMRESESKFQYKRSGSTRNWRQSLVETRCGVCVHCENHSLSTLVLQRCDVPFFVISRMKVLRAYQDSWHNRCRFLFCCSSPSDRNRNSFADIARLLSDFFRDLDVVPSDVVVGLVLLRKFQKIERKAIVEQRKNATYEFLSGVAITPRTQFLSLHEDGADLELFQTVIHYAHFAVRAYGWPIYIMMNKTGACHLCTGLHCCCFPCRKRGEDGPEVVDDNCCRCNYAALQKLTDLGDIEIVYATYHVDVGETPFFVALDYDRKKIVISIRGTLSMKDILTDLNAESETIPLNPPREDWTGHKGMVHAATYIYDKIEQEQLVEKAKARKLERGTRDFEIVIVGHSLGAGIASILGILMRQTHPSLQCFCYSPPGGLLSAPAVEYTKEFTLSVVIGKDVVPRIGLHQMETLRTDLINAIKRSVDPKWKTITCSIICCGCSQPTSAVEMSTGETEVCEYMRSKENARCMGIHPSDSSIALTSHQPLYPPGRIVHVVRHHPTSGQQALSKKEPVYQALWAGNTDFDEVLISPVMIQDHMPDKVLEALNKVVTTMGPKKPHRSSSTSESATTNYYSTASNPNQMFLETSFTSLQSPSSNSSITNGYFSTKSHPSPLSIHQPLSGFNLSFRSNRSDVGQMPLTKYEEPPSITKSLSLNLVPKVDLIYDDWLGLAPLASPESMSELSSISSRTSLVATSVIVEVCRTPKIMRRTPKIIGNLSTCADDLRNVRNFENCKKFPLCSNNNNNTESSSSSNVSFESASSNNKCCGESSKGTGGCNKDFLNVECTFEGRTSSGSDFQSAEDILDNVLTHAGCKEFFSSDPNILEMHQELLMEGSPPPVYFISSPSTPVYPQLLSPGTPQELDPDILSNLAIDLASDDEPRTIQFHQSKSASSADSGSICRTPSDTTKNVTFNPQVITVDTICEANYSPPIRWRLFKGKKQKQQMEVPKPPPIPHPASTAVPIKTILSKGKRPLESEGDNREYFARTEGLPLLSGLSNSVDDRTPSPIFARRKKCVFPSDIVVMNKPPHESAV
- the inaE gene encoding diacylglycerol lipase-alpha isoform X6, whose protein sequence is MPGLIVFRRRWSVGSDDLVVPGAFLFTTHLIWTIILGIVLFVVKYDKSVQCVLLLWGLIVGYLAILLLSMVLELAVCVVALRGSILDTGPRSSMQYILYIRLSVMIIEAGWLTAGIVWLSNYYLDCSIENAKETVLAMVVFNWCILLSVLITVWCCYDTAGRSWVKMKQYQRSMRESESKFQYKRSGSTRNWRQRKVLRAYQDSWHNRCRFLFCCSSPSDRNRNSFADIARLLSDFFRDLDVVPSDVVVGLVLLRKFQKIERKAIVEQRKNATYEFLSGVAITPRTQFLSLHEDGADLELFQTVIHYAHFAVRAYGWPIYIMMNKTGACHLCTGLHCCCFPCRKRGEDGPEVVDDNCCRCNYAALQKLTDLGDIEIVYATYHVDVGETPFFVALDYDRKKIVISIRGTLSMKDILTDLNAESETIPLNPPREDWTGHKGMVHAATYIYDKIEQEQLVEKAKARKLERGTRDFEIVIVGHSLGAGIASILGILMRQTHPSLQCFCYSPPGGLLSAPAVEYTKEFTLSVVIGKDVVPRIGLHQMETLRTDLINAIKRSVDPKWKTITCSIICCGCSQPTSAVEMSTGETEVCEYMRSKENARCMGIHPSDSSIALTSHQPLYPPGRIVHVVRHHPTSGQQALSKKEPVYQALWAGNTDFDEVLISPVMIQDHMPDKVLEALNKCVTGGQEASSTSSGFSQGRNVGLRTQTRTARHQVVTTMGPKKPHRSSSTSESATTNYYSTASNPNQMFLETSFTSLQSPSSNSSITNGYFSTKSHPSPLSIHQPLSGFNLSFRSNRSDVGQMPLTKYEEPPSITKSLSLNLVPKVDLIYDDWLGLAPLASPESMSELSSISSRTSLVATSVIVEVCRTPKIMRRTPKIIGNLSTCADDLRNVRNFENCKKFPLCSNNNNNTESSSSSNVSFESASSNNKCCGESSKGTGGCNKDFLNVECTFEGRTSSGSDFQSAEDILDNVLTHAGCKEFFSSDPNILEMHQELLMEGSPPPVYFISSPSTPVYPQLLSPGTPQELDPDILSNLAIDLASDDEPRTIQFHQSKSASSADSGSICRTPSDTTKNVTFNPQVITVDTICEANYSPPIRWRLFKGKKQKQQMEVPKPPPIPHPASTAVPIKTILSKGKRPLESEGDNREYFARTEGLPLLSGLSNSVDDRTPSPIFARRKKCVFPSDIVVMNKPPHESAV
- the inaE gene encoding diacylglycerol lipase-alpha isoform X9, with amino-acid sequence MPGLIVFRRRWSVGSDDLVVPGAFLFTTHLIWTIILGIVLFVVKYDKSVQCVLLLWGLIVGYLAILLLSMVLELAVCVVALRGSILDTGPRSSMQYILYIRLSVMIIEAGWLTAGIVWLSNYYLDCSIENAKETVLAMVVFNWCILLSVLITVWCCYDTAGRSWVKMKQYQRSMRESESKFQYKRSGSTRNWRQRKVLRAYQDSWHNRCRFLFCCSSPSDRNRNSFADIARLLSDFFRDLDVVPSDVVVGLVLLRKFQKIERKAIVEQRKNATYEFLSGVAITPRTQFLSLHEDGADLELFQTVIHYAHFAVRAYGWPIYIMMNKTGACHLCTGLHCCCFPCRKRGEDGPEVVDDNCCRCNYAALQKLTDLGDIEIVYATYHVDVGETPFFVALDYDRKKIVISIRGTLSMKDILTDLNAESETIPLNPPREDWTGHKGMVHAATYIYDKIEQEQLVEKAKARKLERGTRDFEIVIVGHSLGAGIASILGILMRQTHPSLQCFCYSPPGGLLSAPAVEYTKEFTLSVVIGKDVVPRIGLHQMETLRTDLINAIKRSVDPKWKTITCSIICCGCSQPTSAVEMSTGETEVCEYMRSKENARCMGIHPSDSSIALTSHQPLYPPGRIVHVVRHHPTSGQQALSKKEPVYQALWAGNTDFDEVLISPVMIQDHMPDKVLEALNKVVTTMGPKKPHRSSSTSESATTNYYSTASNPNQMFLETSFTSLQSPSSNSSITNGYFSTKSHPSPLSIHQPLSGFNLSFRSNRSDVGQMPLTKYEEPPSITKSLSLNLVPKVDLIYDDWLGLAPLASPESMSELSSISSRTSLVATSVIVEVCRTPKIMRRTPKIIGNLSTCADDLRNVRNFENCKKFPLCSNNNNNTESSSSSNVSFESASSNNKCCGESSKGTGGCNKDFLNVECTFEGRTSSGSDFQSAEDILDNVLTHAGCKEFFSSDPNILEMHQELLMEGSPPPVYFISSPSTPVYPQLLSPGTPQELDPDILSNLAIDLASDDEPRTIQFHQSKSASSADSGSICRTPSDTTKNVTFNPQVITVDTICEANYSPPIRWRLFKGKKQKQQMEVPKPPPIPHPASTAVPIKTILSKGKRPLESEGDNREYFARTEGLPLLSGLSNSVDDRTPSPIFARRKKCVFPSDIVVMNKPPHESAV
- the inaE gene encoding diacylglycerol lipase-alpha isoform X8, with translation MVLELAVCVVALRGSILDTGPRSSMQYILYIRLSVMIIEAGWLTAGIVWLSNYYLDCSIENAKETVLAMVVFNWCILLSVLITVWCCYDTAGRSWVKMKQYQRSMRESESKFQYKRSGSTRNWRQSLVETRCGVCVHCENHSLSTLVLQRCDVPFFVISRMKVLRAYQDSWHNRCRFLFCCSSPSDRNRNSFADIARLLSDFFRDLDVVPSDVVVGLVLLRKFQKIERKAIVEQRKNATYEFLSGVAITPRTQFLSLHEDGADLELFQTVIHYAHFAVRAYGWPIYIMMNKTGACHLCTGLHCCCFPCRKRGEDGPEVVDDNCCRCNYAALQKLTDLGDIEIVYATYHVDVGETPFFVALDYDRKKIVISIRGTLSMKDILTDLNAESETIPLNPPREDWTGHKGMVHAATYIYDKIEQEQLVEKAKARKLERGTRDFEIVIVGHSLGAGIASILGILMRQTHPSLQCFCYSPPGGLLSAPAVEYTKEFTLSVVIGKDVVPRIGLHQMETLRTDLINAIKRSVDPKWKTITCSIICCGCSQPTSAVEMSTGETEVCEYMRSKENARCMGIHPSDSSIALTSHQPLYPPGRIVHVVRHHPTSGQQKYEKRWRQALSKKEPVYQALWAGNTDFDEVLISPVMIQDHMPDKVLEALNKCVTGGQEASSTSSGFSQGRNVGLRTQTRTARHQVVTTMGPKKPHRSSSTSESATTNYYSTASNPNQMFLETSFTSLQSPSSNSSITNGYFSTKSHPSPLSIHQPLSGFNLSFRSNRSDVGQMPLTKYEEPPSITKSLSLNLVPKVDLIYDDWLGLAPLASPESMSELSSISSRTSLVATSVIVEVCRTPKIMRRTPKIIGNLSTCADDLRNVRNFENCKKFPLCSNNNNNTESSSSSNVSFESASSNNKCCGESSKGTGGCNKDFLNVECTFEGRTSSGSDFQSAEDILDNVLTHAGCKEFFSSDPNILEMHQELLMEGSPPPVYFISSPSTPVYPQLLSPGTPQELDPDILSNLAIDLASDDEPRTIQFHQSKSASSADSGSICRTPSDTTKNVTFNPQVITVDTICEANYSPPIRWRLFKGKKQKQQMEVPKPPPIPHPASTAVPIKTILSKGKRPLESEGDNREYFARTEGLPLLSGLSNSVDDRTPSPIFARRKKCVFPSDIVVMNKPPHESAV